One Gemmatimonadota bacterium genomic window, ATCGTGTTGCTCTCGGCGAACGAGTGTGCGAGTCCCACTGCGTCTGCAACCACCGTGGCGTCGGAAGGATCGCGGCGCAGGAACTCCCCCGCGGCGGCGAGCGCCCCCGAATCCGCCGCGCGCTGCGCTTCCGCCCTGGCCGAGAACATCATGCCCATGTCCACGCCCAGGGCGATGAGCCCCAGTAGCACTGGCATACCCAGTGCTACCAGGGCCAGCGAGGCCCCACGTCGGTTTCGCGCGTACCGTTTCAAGAGATTGTTCTCTTGCATTGGCATCCCCTTACAGTATCGCGACACCGGCCAGGCCATTCCTAGCGTCGCCTCTCGAGGTCCTGGTCCCGCACGCCGCGCATCCAGTCCCATGTCTCCGGCTCGCCCGTGGGCATCTCCGGCGGCACGTCGCTGGGCTGCACGATGTACGGCGTCACCGTCACCAGCAGTTCCGAACGGGTCTGCTGCGCGTCCGTCGAGCGGAAGAAGGCGCCGAGAATCGGGATATCCCCGAGGATCGGAATCTTCGTCACGCTGCGAGCCATCTCGCTGTTGATGAGCCCGGAGATGGCCAGCGTCTGGCCCTCTCCCAGCTCCACCTCGGTGCTGGTCTTGCGCGACAGGATCGTCGGGATCCTGAAGCCGTTCAGAATCAGACCGTTGGCGAAGTCGAGCGACGACACTTCGGGCTCCACCTGGAGCCTGATGGAGCCGCTGTTCGTGATGAACGGCGTGAACTTCAGCCGGATCCCGAACTCCTTGAACATGATCGTGACGCCGCCACTCGTGTTCCCCTGCAAGATCGGGAACGGAAACTCACCGCCCGCCAAGAAGGTGGCCTCGTTCCCCTCTATCGTCAGCAGGTTCGGCTCGGCCAGGCTCTTGAAGTCACCGGACTCCTTGAGGGCTTGAATGATCCCCTCGAGCGACCGGTTGTCTCCAGACAGCATGAAGCTGAGCAGCCCATCCGAGATGGTCTCGCCGAACCAATCCTCGTCGTCGCCGTCGAACTCCAACTGGTGCGGGTTCAGCGTCCGAAACACCGACGCCATGTTCCGCCCCGCGGTATTCGCCACCTCGGCGAACCGCACCTTCAGCAGGATCTGCTCGGCCGAAGGCGACTGAATGTTGTTCACGACCGTGGCGCCGCTCTGCGACGCGATCTCCACTGCGCGGCGCGCCATACCGGGGCGCGTCACGTTTCCGTTCAGCACGATGTTGATGCCGCTGGGGATGACCGTGATGGTCTCGCCCGGCAGCATCATTTCGATCTGACGCTGGATCAGATCCGCGTCCGCCGTCACCTCCACGGTGTACAGCGACACCGTGTTGTT contains:
- a CDS encoding pilus assembly protein N-terminal domain-containing protein; translation: MMMRRSAIPVWGLVLAFGMMRADAAVAQQQQVLQTAEDVIRVAKGKSALVLQPAQVERIQLADPAVADATPISVRELVVTGIEIGTTSLFVWRTNNTVSLYTVEVTADADLIQRQIEMMLPGETITVIPSGINIVLNGNVTRPGMARRAVEIASQSGATVVNNIQSPSAEQILLKVRFAEVANTAGRNMASVFRTLNPHQLEFDGDDEDWFGETISDGLLSFMLSGDNRSLEGIIQALKESGDFKSLAEPNLLTIEGNEATFLAGGEFPFPILQGNTSGGVTIMFKEFGIRLKFTPFITNSGSIRLQVEPEVSSLDFANGLILNGFRIPTILSRKTSTEVELGEGQTLAISGLINSEMARSVTKIPILGDIPILGAFFRSTDAQQTRSELLVTVTPYIVQPSDVPPEMPTGEPETWDWMRGVRDQDLERRR